A section of the Solitalea canadensis DSM 3403 genome encodes:
- a CDS encoding succinate dehydrogenase cytochrome b subunit, with protein sequence MSSSSSFFTSSIGRKFVMGFTGIFLIAFLIVHVGVNSMVFLDSSGELFNAAAHFMGTNWVIRSMEFVLFAGIILHIVQSIILTRRNKAARPDDYAVSGSNVNSKWYSRSMGLLGTLILIFLIIHLDNFWIKARLGIGGEIPEGATPGSHDMFAQMKHVFSNVILVVVYVLSMISLSYHLMHGFQSAFQSLGLNHYKYTPAIKSIGKWFSIIVPVLFALMPLYVYFVINK encoded by the coding sequence ATGAGTAGTTCTTCATCTTTTTTTACATCATCCATAGGGCGAAAGTTTGTGATGGGCTTCACAGGCATTTTCCTGATCGCTTTTTTAATAGTGCACGTAGGGGTCAACTCTATGGTTTTTCTAGATAGTTCGGGTGAGCTATTTAATGCAGCGGCTCATTTTATGGGTACAAATTGGGTAATCCGTTCAATGGAATTTGTTCTGTTCGCGGGCATTATCCTGCACATTGTTCAATCTATTATTCTAACACGTCGTAATAAGGCTGCTCGTCCAGACGATTACGCTGTGTCAGGATCGAACGTTAACAGTAAATGGTATTCAAGATCAATGGGTTTATTAGGAACTTTAATTCTGATCTTCCTTATCATTCACCTGGATAACTTTTGGATTAAAGCACGATTAGGAATCGGCGGTGAAATTCCGGAAGGAGCAACACCTGGTTCTCATGATATGTTTGCTCAAATGAAACATGTGTTCAGCAATGTTATCCTAGTTGTGGTTTACGTGTTATCAATGATTTCATTATCATACCACTTAATGCACGGTTTTCAAAGTGCATTCCAGTCTTTAGGACTAAATCATTATAAATACACTCCGGCAATTAAATCAATCGGAAAATGGTTCTCAATCATTGTTCCTGTATTGTTTGCTTTAATGCCACTTTACGTTTATTTCGTTATTAACAAGTAA
- a CDS encoding anaerobic C4-dicarboxylate transporter family protein, translating to MFYIELLVVLAAIFMGARIGGIGLGVMGGVGLCILTFVFHERPTAPPIDVMLIIIAVISASASLQASGGLTYMVAIAEKILRKNPKRITILAPLVCYVFTFLAGTGHIAYSILPIIAELATKTGIRPERPLGVSVIASQQAITASPITAATVAMAVLLAPQHIELSSILMICIPSTLAGVLAAALVSTKVGVELIDDPIYNERLEDPDFVESINKTTEPIDMSKIPQSAKLSVLVFLFAVLVIVIFGANASLRPEWINKGGNRVSMSMTSLIEMVMLSAAALILIVGKVRKVVEVSTGNIFRAGSEAVIAIFGVAWMGDTFIEGNYAFIEGGLKGMATQYPWTFAIALFVMSILLFSQAATVRALMPLGLSLGIPGGALIAMYPSVNGYFFIPNYPTLIAAIGFDETGTTRIGKYVLNHSFMLPGLVAWIVSVAVGFLLVSLFGI from the coding sequence ATGTTTTATATTGAATTATTAGTTGTTCTTGCCGCTATTTTTATGGGGGCCAGAATAGGAGGGATAGGCCTTGGAGTAATGGGCGGAGTAGGATTGTGTATATTAACATTTGTTTTTCATGAACGTCCAACTGCTCCTCCGATTGATGTAATGCTTATTATTATTGCAGTAATCTCGGCATCGGCCTCACTGCAAGCTTCAGGAGGGCTAACCTATATGGTAGCAATTGCTGAAAAAATTCTTCGTAAAAACCCCAAACGAATAACCATCTTAGCCCCATTAGTTTGTTATGTGTTTACTTTTTTGGCAGGCACAGGGCATATTGCGTACTCCATTCTTCCTATTATTGCTGAATTAGCTACGAAAACAGGTATTCGACCCGAAAGACCATTGGGGGTTTCAGTGATTGCTTCTCAACAGGCAATTACGGCCAGTCCGATTACCGCCGCAACAGTAGCAATGGCAGTATTGTTAGCTCCTCAACACATTGAACTAAGTTCTATTTTGATGATTTGTATTCCTTCAACATTAGCAGGAGTACTGGCTGCGGCTTTAGTATCAACAAAAGTAGGTGTTGAACTGATAGATGATCCAATCTATAATGAACGATTAGAGGATCCTGATTTTGTCGAATCAATTAATAAGACAACAGAACCGATCGACATGAGTAAAATCCCTCAGAGTGCGAAATTATCGGTCTTAGTTTTTTTATTTGCGGTTTTAGTCATTGTAATATTCGGAGCAAATGCTTCTCTTCGCCCGGAATGGATAAACAAAGGAGGTAATAGAGTTTCGATGTCAATGACAAGTTTAATAGAAATGGTAATGCTTAGCGCTGCAGCGTTAATATTAATAGTAGGAAAAGTGCGTAAAGTAGTTGAGGTTTCGACCGGAAATATTTTTAGAGCGGGTTCCGAAGCGGTAATTGCCATTTTTGGGGTAGCTTGGATGGGGGATACCTTTATAGAGGGTAATTATGCATTTATAGAAGGCGGACTTAAAGGTATGGCAACGCAATACCCATGGACATTTGCCATAGCATTGTTTGTTATGTCAATATTGTTATTTAGTCAGGCTGCCACTGTACGTGCGTTGATGCCATTAGGGTTGTCGTTAGGAATTCCAGGAGGTGCACTAATCGCGATGTACCCTTCCGTTAATGGTTATTTTTTCATTCCTAACTATCCAACATTGATAGCAGCCATTGGTTTTGATGAAACCGGAACAACAAGAATAGGAAAATATGTATTAAACCATAGCTTTATGCTACCCGGATTGGTCGCCTGGATTGTTTCAGTGGCCGTAGGCTTTTTGTTGGTAAGCCTTTTCGGGATCTAA
- a CDS encoding type II asparaginase — translation MKRSLTNFFLLLVTVTFTTVAYAQNTRVKILATGGTIAGAGAAADRAAYTAGKLPIDELLNAVPQIHKIAKITGEQVASIGSQDMSIEVWLKLAKRINEIFAKNEADAIVITHGTDTQEETAYFLDLAVKYDKPVILVGAMRPATAISADGPKNLLDAVVVAADPKSQGRGVMLAMNERVFDARSVTKTNSTALETFLSTNFGPVGLIYDQKVEYYYNPVRKGNKDTPFDVNSTTSLPRVDVAYMYADADPTALNAFVAAGAKGIIFTGVGNGNMNKKNYDAIKAATDKGVIVVRATRTPGGRVTLHDEVDDAALGTIVSDDLNAQKARILLMLALTKTSDKAKLQDIFFQY, via the coding sequence ATGAAACGCTCTTTAACAAATTTCTTTTTGCTTTTGGTTACGGTAACGTTTACGACCGTAGCGTATGCTCAAAACACGAGGGTAAAGATTTTAGCAACCGGAGGAACAATAGCGGGTGCAGGTGCGGCAGCAGACCGTGCTGCATATACTGCTGGAAAGCTGCCAATTGATGAGTTATTGAATGCAGTTCCGCAGATTCACAAAATTGCTAAAATTACTGGTGAACAAGTAGCTTCAATCGGTAGTCAGGATATGTCTATTGAGGTTTGGTTGAAATTGGCCAAACGTATCAATGAAATATTTGCAAAAAATGAAGCGGATGCCATCGTTATTACCCACGGTACCGATACTCAAGAGGAGACAGCTTATTTTCTGGATTTGGCAGTGAAATATGATAAGCCAGTAATTTTAGTTGGAGCAATGCGTCCAGCAACAGCAATTAGTGCTGATGGCCCCAAAAACTTACTGGATGCAGTAGTTGTTGCTGCCGATCCTAAAAGTCAGGGTAGAGGCGTAATGCTTGCTATGAATGAGCGAGTGTTTGATGCACGTTCGGTTACCAAAACCAACTCTACAGCACTAGAGACTTTCTTGTCGACCAACTTTGGTCCGGTAGGTTTGATCTATGATCAGAAAGTAGAATACTACTATAATCCTGTACGCAAAGGAAATAAGGACACTCCTTTCGATGTAAATTCTACCACCTCTCTACCAAGAGTTGATGTAGCTTATATGTATGCAGATGCTGATCCTACAGCGCTTAATGCATTTGTTGCGGCGGGAGCAAAGGGAATTATTTTTACAGGTGTGGGTAATGGTAATATGAACAAGAAAAATTACGATGCAATTAAGGCTGCTACAGATAAAGGTGTTATTGTGGTTAGAGCTACTCGTACACCAGGTGGTCGTGTTACACTTCATGATGAGGTAGATGATGCCGCACTCGGAACAATTGTATCGGATGACTTGAATGCACAAAAAGCCAGGATCTTGTTGATGCTAGCATTGACAAAAACCAGCGACAAGGCTAAGCTTCAAGATATCTTCTTTCAATATTAA
- the aspA gene encoding aspartate ammonia-lyase — MSSSRIEHDFLGEKEISNSVYYGVQTLRALENFSITGIPISKEPLFIQAFGYVKKAAALANRDCDVLDPKVAEAIVYASDKLIAGEYNDQFVSDLIQGGAGTSCNMNANEVIANIGLEYMGKQKGEYDFLHPNNHVNCSQSTNDAYPTAFRIALYKKIDIYVKALEALQVSFSRKAEEFKEVLKMGRTQLQDAVPMTLGSEFHGWATTIGEDIQRMRESQKLVCECNMGATAIGTRINAPEGYPELCTKYLAEISGIPITLSEDLIEATSDTGAYVQISGTLKRSVIKISKICNDLRLLSSGPRTGLNEINLPKMQPGSSIMPGKVNPVIPEVVNQTAYYVIGADVTITLAAEAGQLQLNVMEPVIGFSLFTSLEYMTNAIHTLVSKCISGITANVDVCKNLVMNSIGIVTALNPILGYEESASIAKEALNTGKSVHDIVVKDRKLITQEKWDEIYSIENMIHPKFIKE; from the coding sequence ATGTCATCATCAAGAATTGAACACGACTTCCTTGGGGAAAAAGAAATTTCTAATTCAGTTTACTATGGAGTACAAACATTAAGAGCATTAGAAAACTTCAGTATTACCGGAATACCAATTTCTAAAGAACCACTATTTATACAAGCATTTGGGTATGTTAAGAAAGCTGCAGCATTGGCCAATCGTGATTGCGATGTTTTAGACCCAAAAGTTGCAGAAGCAATTGTATATGCAAGCGATAAACTTATCGCAGGAGAATACAATGATCAGTTTGTTTCAGATCTTATTCAAGGAGGAGCAGGAACATCCTGTAACATGAATGCCAATGAAGTAATTGCGAATATTGGTTTGGAATACATGGGAAAACAGAAAGGAGAATATGACTTCCTGCATCCTAATAATCACGTGAACTGTTCTCAATCTACCAATGATGCCTATCCGACAGCATTCCGTATTGCACTTTATAAGAAGATCGACATTTATGTGAAAGCCTTAGAGGCGCTTCAAGTTTCTTTTTCAAGGAAAGCTGAGGAGTTTAAAGAGGTTTTAAAGATGGGTAGAACTCAGTTGCAAGATGCGGTTCCAATGACATTGGGTTCGGAGTTTCACGGATGGGCAACTACAATTGGTGAAGATATACAACGCATGCGCGAATCACAAAAACTGGTTTGCGAATGTAATATGGGAGCAACCGCTATTGGCACACGGATCAATGCGCCGGAAGGTTATCCAGAATTATGTACAAAATACTTAGCTGAAATATCGGGTATTCCAATTACGCTGTCTGAAGATTTAATTGAGGCAACCTCAGATACTGGCGCTTATGTTCAAATTTCAGGAACATTAAAAAGAAGTGTAATCAAAATCTCAAAAATTTGTAATGATCTGAGATTGCTTTCGTCTGGACCGCGTACAGGATTAAATGAGATCAACCTTCCTAAAATGCAACCAGGATCATCAATTATGCCGGGTAAAGTAAATCCGGTTATTCCTGAGGTGGTAAATCAAACCGCCTATTATGTAATTGGTGCTGATGTTACTATCACGCTTGCTGCAGAAGCAGGGCAATTACAACTAAATGTAATGGAGCCGGTAATTGGCTTTAGCCTGTTTACTTCACTTGAGTACATGACTAATGCAATTCATACGTTGGTTTCTAAATGTATCAGCGGAATTACGGCAAATGTTGATGTCTGCAAAAACCTGGTAATGAATAGCATCGGTATTGTTACAGCCTTGAATCCAATATTAGGTTATGAGGAATCTGCTTCTATTGCCAAAGAGGCATTAAATACCGGAAAATCAGTGCATGATATTGTGGTAAAAGACAGAAAGCTGATTACCCAGGAAAAATGGGATGAGATTTATAGTATTGAGAATATGATACATCCTAAATTTATTAAGGAATAG